In Planctomycetota bacterium, the following are encoded in one genomic region:
- a CDS encoding response regulator — protein sequence MPDSGPAHPRATILVVDDHPDARKLLTLLLKPEGHHILQAADGPEALRLADATPDLSLIILDVMMPGMDGLEVCRQLRAVRRDRYVPIILATALDDEEHLCAGLGAGADDYVTKPISPAQILARVRTTLRLKAALDELIESRELAAIGALQVTLAHEINNPLTIAQGNIEMLLNAGSADPASSRRLRAAFDACSRIRALVQQLVEMKKIATTTYVGTTRMLDLGRNTQPPEVEDP from the coding sequence GTGCCTGACTCCGGCCCTGCCCACCCGCGCGCCACGATCCTCGTTGTGGACGATCACCCCGACGCCCGCAAGCTCCTCACGCTGCTTCTCAAGCCCGAGGGCCACCACATCCTCCAGGCAGCCGACGGCCCCGAGGCCCTCCGCCTGGCCGACGCCACGCCGGACCTCTCGCTCATCATTCTGGACGTGATGATGCCGGGCATGGACGGCCTGGAGGTGTGCCGCCAGCTCCGCGCCGTGCGCCGCGACCGCTATGTGCCGATCATCCTGGCCACCGCCCTCGACGACGAGGAGCACCTGTGCGCGGGCCTCGGCGCCGGGGCCGACGACTACGTCACCAAGCCCATCAGCCCCGCGCAAATCCTTGCCCGAGTCCGCACGACCCTGCGCCTCAAGGCGGCGCTCGACGAACTGATCGAGAGCCGGGAGCTGGCGGCCATCGGCGCCCTCCAGGTGACGCTCGCCCACGAGATCAACAACCCGCTCACCATCGCGCAGGGCAACATCGAGATGCTGCTGAACGCGGGCAGTGCCGACCCCGCCTCCTCGCGCCGCCTGCGGGCCGCCTTCGACGCCTGTAGCCGCATCCGCGCCCTCGTGCAGCAGCTTGTCGAAATGAAGAAGATCGCCACCACCACTTATGTGGGCACCACCCGCATGCTGGACCTCGGCCGCAACACACAACCTCCTGAGGTCGAGGACCCGTAG
- a CDS encoding response regulator: MGPHQSHEDTHRRGAVSLAVIVGVGVALSGAAFWAADHSERVKARANFERLAAERVSELRESLEIEQFALTAMRAFFDGSDEVERHEFRSFAAACLPHLLGTQAMGWVPRVAEGDRAQVERGAQADGVGGYAIRELDQAGNLVPAPARPEYFPLLFAEPRAGNERALGFNTASDPVRWAAMACARDSGEVVATGRIRPVREGSDGCELLLVVAVYRRGEPARTVAERRTSLQGFLVSVLRPTRFLANTMRRLSAAGVDVRLRDLSAPEGQQELGGLPALPGAGPSPRDETSIPPGPLALHTEKKLRVGQRLWSIVCTASHDFASGARTWLPWSGLAFGLTLTASLALYLALRQRHQERLARAAAEVAGINEALEAEILARRQTADGLASENAKLSAMISGMEEGVVFADASDCIVEVNDYFLRFVRKGRAEVVGHTLHEFHHGLVAEEVRRAIEGFRARPNSPQHVVQRRMGDTEFILRCQPICRNGLYDGVLLNVIDVTELVTARRRAEEASRTLAERAQELENTRTALLHMLDDLEKARASAEAANRAKSEFLANMSHEIRTPMNGILGFAKLLLSEPLRPEQRACVETICRSGNELLALINDILDLSKIEADRVEAQPEVVDVAAVARRVCDLLRPRADEKGLHLTVEVAPGTPVVATTDGARLRQILTNLVGNALKFTEAGSVTVAISAGDDQAQTIHFAIADTGIGIPADRQRAIFDAFVQGDGSTTRRYGGTGLGLAISQRLTKLLGGDLWVESTVGRGSTFHFTIQAHLGGAPAGGAHPAEVAEPDPAPPPPAPDPVIAPPAPRTRARDNGCSVLVVEDEPTNARLMTTVLEKAGYHCTVAPNGAAALDLARRRLPLAIVLDLVLPVMDGFDVLKSLKADPVLANVPVIVCSVLSDKQKAFSLGALDYVEKPVDGEVLVRKLHRLRRSFGTGGNVLIVDDDRAVRLVLQRVLRRAGYRVATAAGGADCLALLDSGAPADLVVMALTICGMDGFELLDALRRRDQTRHVPVVVSAEAPLPPEVLARLNGRYDAILDRAGNDLPGIVAQIAAVLDAACAPPAADAAPEPPPPACAPTILVADDNPTGRELASRILRGGGYRVAFAENGQQAVEAACTQAIDLVLMDIGMPVMDGLEATRRLRRTERGARLPILALTAHAMTGDEERCRRAGCDAYLTKPIDPGALLDAVAAHLPAAPSNPGASPAQLPSEAPAPSESLEARCA; the protein is encoded by the coding sequence TTCTTCGACGGTTCCGACGAGGTCGAGCGGCACGAGTTCCGCTCCTTCGCTGCGGCGTGCCTGCCGCATCTCCTGGGCACCCAGGCGATGGGGTGGGTGCCGCGAGTGGCTGAGGGGGACCGCGCCCAGGTCGAGAGAGGGGCGCAGGCCGACGGGGTTGGCGGGTATGCGATCCGGGAGCTGGACCAGGCCGGAAACCTGGTGCCGGCGCCGGCCCGGCCCGAGTACTTCCCCCTGCTCTTCGCCGAGCCGCGGGCGGGCAATGAGCGGGCGCTGGGCTTCAACACGGCCTCGGACCCCGTGCGCTGGGCGGCGATGGCCTGCGCGCGCGACTCGGGCGAGGTGGTCGCCACCGGGCGGATCAGGCCGGTGCGCGAGGGGAGCGATGGCTGCGAACTGCTGCTCGTGGTGGCCGTGTACCGGCGGGGGGAACCCGCCCGCACCGTCGCGGAGCGGCGCACGAGCCTCCAGGGCTTCCTCGTCAGCGTGCTGCGGCCCACGAGGTTCCTGGCCAACACCATGCGGCGCTTGAGCGCCGCGGGGGTGGACGTGCGCCTGCGCGACCTGTCGGCGCCGGAGGGACAGCAGGAACTGGGCGGCCTGCCCGCGCTGCCCGGCGCCGGACCGTCGCCTCGCGACGAAACCTCGATCCCTCCTGGGCCACTCGCCCTGCACACGGAGAAGAAGCTCCGCGTGGGCCAGCGCCTGTGGTCCATCGTGTGCACGGCGTCGCACGACTTCGCCTCCGGCGCCCGCACCTGGTTGCCGTGGTCGGGGCTGGCCTTCGGGCTCACCCTCACCGCGTCGCTGGCCCTCTACCTGGCGTTGCGGCAGCGCCACCAGGAGCGGCTGGCCAGGGCCGCCGCCGAGGTGGCAGGCATCAACGAAGCCCTGGAGGCCGAAATCCTGGCGCGCCGCCAGACCGCCGACGGCCTGGCCAGCGAGAATGCCAAGCTCTCGGCCATGATCTCCGGGATGGAAGAAGGCGTCGTCTTCGCCGATGCCAGCGACTGCATCGTGGAGGTCAACGACTACTTCCTTCGCTTCGTGCGCAAGGGGCGCGCCGAGGTGGTCGGGCACACCCTGCACGAGTTCCACCACGGCCTCGTCGCCGAGGAGGTGCGCCGCGCCATCGAGGGCTTTCGGGCGCGCCCGAACAGCCCGCAGCACGTCGTCCAGCGCCGCATGGGCGACACCGAGTTCATCCTGCGCTGCCAGCCCATCTGCCGCAACGGCCTGTACGACGGCGTGCTGCTCAACGTGATTGATGTCACCGAGCTGGTCACCGCGCGGCGCCGGGCCGAAGAGGCCAGCCGCACCCTGGCCGAACGCGCCCAGGAGCTCGAGAACACGCGCACGGCCCTCCTCCACATGCTCGACGATCTCGAGAAGGCCCGAGCCTCGGCCGAGGCAGCCAACCGGGCCAAGAGCGAATTCCTCGCCAACATGAGCCACGAGATCCGCACCCCGATGAACGGCATCCTCGGCTTCGCCAAGCTGCTGCTCAGCGAGCCGCTCCGCCCCGAGCAACGCGCCTGTGTCGAGACCATCTGCCGCAGCGGCAACGAACTGCTGGCGCTGATCAACGACATCCTCGATCTCTCCAAGATCGAGGCCGACCGCGTCGAGGCGCAGCCGGAGGTGGTGGACGTGGCCGCCGTGGCGCGCCGCGTGTGCGACCTGCTCCGCCCGCGCGCGGACGAAAAGGGGCTTCACCTGACCGTGGAGGTGGCGCCCGGCACCCCGGTCGTCGCGACCACCGACGGCGCCCGCCTGCGCCAGATCCTGACCAACCTGGTCGGCAATGCCCTGAAGTTCACCGAAGCCGGCTCGGTCACCGTCGCCATCTCGGCCGGCGACGACCAGGCTCAGACCATCCATTTCGCGATCGCCGACACCGGCATCGGCATTCCCGCCGACCGGCAGCGCGCCATCTTCGACGCGTTCGTGCAGGGCGACGGCTCCACCACCCGCCGATACGGCGGCACCGGCCTCGGCCTCGCCATCTCGCAGCGCCTCACGAAACTCCTCGGCGGCGACCTGTGGGTCGAAAGCACCGTGGGACGCGGCAGCACCTTCCACTTCACCATCCAGGCCCACCTCGGCGGCGCGCCCGCCGGCGGCGCGCACCCCGCCGAGGTCGCCGAACCGGACCCCGCGCCGCCCCCTCCCGCGCCCGACCCCGTCATCGCCCCGCCCGCGCCGCGCACCCGCGCACGGGACAACGGATGCAGCGTCCTGGTCGTCGAGGACGAGCCCACGAACGCCCGGCTCATGACCACCGTGCTCGAGAAGGCCGGGTACCACTGCACGGTCGCCCCGAACGGCGCCGCGGCGCTCGACCTCGCCCGGCGTCGCCTGCCCCTGGCCATCGTGCTGGACCTCGTGCTCCCCGTGATGGACGGGTTTGACGTGCTCAAGTCCCTGAAGGCCGACCCCGTGCTGGCCAATGTGCCCGTCATCGTCTGTTCCGTGCTCTCCGACAAGCAGAAGGCCTTCAGCCTCGGCGCGCTCGACTATGTGGAGAAGCCGGTGGACGGCGAGGTCCTGGTGCGCAAGCTCCACCGGCTGCGCCGCTCGTTCGGCACCGGGGGCAACGTGCTCATCGTGGACGACGACCGCGCCGTGCGCCTGGTCCTCCAAAGGGTGCTCCGCCGCGCCGGCTACCGCGTCGCCACGGCCGCAGGAGGGGCCGACTGCCTGGCGTTGCTGGACTCCGGGGCGCCGGCCGACCTGGTGGTGATGGCCCTCACGATCTGCGGAATGGACGGCTTCGAGCTGCTCGATGCCCTGCGACGCCGCGACCAGACCCGCCACGTGCCGGTCGTCGTCTCCGCCGAAGCGCCCCTGCCGCCCGAGGTCCTGGCCCGCCTCAATGGCCGCTACGACGCCATCCTCGACCGGGCGGGCAACGACCTGCCCGGCATCGTTGCGCAGATTGCCGCGGTCCTCGACGCGGCCTGCGCTCCGCCAGCAGCCGATGCGGCCCCCGAGCCGCCCCCGCCCGCCTGCGCGCCCACCATCCTGGTGGCCGACGACAACCCGACCGGCCGGGAACTCGCCTCCCGCATCCTGCGCGGCGGCGGGTACCGCGTGGCGTTCGCCGAGAATGGCCAGCAGGCGGTCGAAGCCGCCTGCACCCAAGCCATAGACCTCGTGCTGATGGACATCGGAATGCCCGTGATGGACGGCCTGGAGGCGACCCGGCGCCTGCGCCGGACGGAGCGGGGCGCTCGCCTGCCGATCCTGGCCCTGACGGCCCACGCCATGACCGGCGACGAAGAACGCTGCCGCCGGGCGGGGTGCGACGCCTATCTCACCAAGCCGATCGACCCCGGCGCGCTGCTCGACGCGGTGGCCGCCCATCTGCCCGCCGCCCCCTCGAACCCAGGCGCGTCCCCCGCGCAACTGCCCTCGGAGGCGCCTGCCCCCTCGGAATCCTTGGAGGCCCGCTGTGCCTGA